One genomic segment of Candidatus Thermodiscus eudorianus includes these proteins:
- the psmA gene encoding archaeal proteasome endopeptidase complex subunit alpha → MAMMPQTAYDRATIIFSPEGDLYQVRYAFEAVRKGWTSIGIKGVDAVVLAAEKRKLTKLLDLESIEKIYKVDDHIGVAFAGMGSDGRILIDQARLIAVRHRLLYGEPPTVDYVAKAISDIKQLYTQHGGVRPFGVSLIFGGINPDGKIRLIKTDPGGQFFNYYAVAIGSGESFVNGFLEQNYRKDMGFDEIIDLVLEAIFKSKIEGGGEKMEKEELIEELPRLVEIGYVKSDDRIFKKMTPEEIREHVDKLRDKLLNK, encoded by the coding sequence ATGGCGATGATGCCTCAAACAGCGTATGATAGGGCTACCATAATATTCTCGCCAGAGGGCGACCTATACCAGGTAAGATACGCCTTCGAGGCCGTCAGAAAGGGATGGACGAGTATCGGTATAAAGGGAGTCGACGCCGTGGTACTGGCCGCCGAGAAGAGGAAACTCACGAAACTACTAGACTTAGAGAGCATAGAGAAGATATACAAAGTAGACGATCACATCGGAGTGGCATTCGCTGGCATGGGTAGCGATGGGAGGATACTGATAGACCAGGCGAGGTTGATAGCGGTCAGACACCGACTGCTCTATGGCGAACCACCCACAGTCGACTACGTGGCGAAGGCTATCTCAGACATAAAACAACTATACACCCAACACGGCGGGGTCAGGCCCTTTGGAGTATCCCTAATATTCGGAGGCATAAACCCCGATGGGAAGATAAGACTTATAAAAACAGACCCTGGAGGGCAATTCTTCAACTACTACGCAGTAGCTATCGGCTCCGGTGAGTCCTTCGTCAACGGATTCCTAGAGCAAAACTATAGAAAAGACATGGGTTTCGACGAGATAATTGATCTAGTCTTGGAGGCAATATTCAAGAGCAAAATTGAAGGAGGCGGCGAGAAAATGGAGAAAGAAGAACTAATAGAAGAGCTACCTCGTCTGGTCGAGATAGGATACGTTAAATCCGACGATCGAATTTTCAAGAAGATGACCCCAGAAGAGATACGAGAACACGTCGACAAGCTAAGGGATAAACTTTTAAATAAATAA
- a CDS encoding exosome complex protein Rrp42 — translation MSLTPFKVPIVPELRKNTILSLISKGLRVEERDLYTPRLVKIETGVIERAEGSAQVYLGKTQVLVGVKVDVGAPFKDTPDEGVIAVNAEFVPVASPLFEPGPPDENAIELARVIDRSLRESNAVDRSSLVLIPGQKVWVIHVDIYVLNYDGNLFDASMLATMAALADTRLPDYEELETGEILVKEERTTPLKLNKIVLTTNIAKIGDYLIVDPNLDEEVVSDTRIIIAYDAEGRIAGIQKSGPGAMTPEEILKAIDIGANAVRVYFKSLEEAIGGRVPGQ, via the coding sequence GTGAGCCTAACACCGTTTAAAGTCCCTATAGTCCCGGAGCTAAGGAAGAACACCATACTATCACTCATATCCAAGGGGCTTAGGGTAGAGGAGAGAGATCTCTATACGCCCAGGCTGGTGAAGATCGAGACCGGGGTCATTGAAAGGGCCGAGGGCTCCGCCCAGGTGTACCTAGGCAAGACACAAGTGCTCGTGGGCGTAAAGGTCGATGTCGGCGCTCCCTTCAAAGATACCCCCGATGAGGGAGTTATAGCGGTAAACGCGGAGTTTGTACCGGTTGCATCACCACTCTTCGAGCCTGGACCCCCGGACGAGAACGCCATAGAGCTAGCCAGAGTAATAGACAGGAGTCTAAGAGAGAGCAACGCCGTTGATAGAAGCAGCCTCGTACTCATACCTGGACAGAAGGTATGGGTAATACATGTTGATATCTACGTGTTAAACTACGATGGCAACCTGTTTGACGCGAGCATGCTGGCTACAATGGCGGCGCTAGCAGACACCCGCTTGCCAGACTACGAGGAGCTTGAAACCGGCGAGATACTGGTTAAAGAAGAACGTACCACCCCACTCAAGCTAAACAAGATAGTGCTTACGACAAACATAGCTAAGATCGGCGACTATCTAATCGTGGATCCAAACCTAGACGAAGAGGTAGTCTCTGATACCAGGATTATCATAGCTTATGACGCTGAGGGGAGGATAGCGGGCATCCAGAAATCCGGCCCCGGAGCTATGACGCCGGAGGAGATCTTGAAGGCCATCGATATAGGCGCTAATGCTGTCCGAGTATACTTTAAATCCCTTGAGGAGGCAATTGGTGGCCGGGTGCCAGGACAGTAG
- a CDS encoding elongation factor EF-2, which produces MGARVKVVSDIEKIMNNIEQIRNIGIIAHVDHGKTTLSDSLLAAAGIISERIAGEALVLDFLSVEKQRGITVKSANISLYHEYQGKPYVVNLIDTPGHVDFSGKVTRSLRVLDGAIVVVDAVEGVMTQTETVIRQALEERVRPLLFINKVDRLIKELKLPPEKIMERFIEIIKEVNNLIDLYGEPEFRKKWKLNPQEGTVAFGSAKDRWGISIPMVAKKGITFKEIIKAYETGDKKEIAQLAKLMPVHESVLDMVVRFVPNPREAQRYRIPKIWKGNLDTELGKAMVNADPNGPLVFFVNDVRVEKTGLVATGRVFSGVLEPGREVYLLTANKKARILQVSLYMGPFREVTKRIPAGNIGAVMGLEDVRAGETVVDTSKLDEAAPFEQLHYVSEPVVTIAVEPTKVQDLPKLIEALRKLTIEDPNLVVKINEETGEYLISGMGPLHLEIALTFLKERYGLEVKASPPIVVYRETARKESQVFEGKSPNKHNKFYISVVPLNEETLELIQKGVISENMDPRERARILRDKAGWDYDEARKIWAIDEGLNIFVDKTTGVQHLREVMDTILAAFRLAVKEGPLAAEPVRGIKVVLHDAVIHEDPVHRGPGQIYPAVRNAIWAGILDGSPTLLEPLQKLDIRTPMEYVSAIAAVVSRKRGRILEVQSMGLAARVIAEVPVAESFDLAAELRSATAGRAFWGTEFSRWAPVPDSLLPELIKKIRQRKGLPPSPPKISDLIGF; this is translated from the coding sequence ATGGGAGCTAGAGTAAAGGTCGTATCCGACATCGAGAAAATCATGAATAACATCGAGCAGATAAGGAACATAGGTATCATAGCCCACGTGGACCACGGTAAAACAACGCTGAGCGACTCTCTCCTAGCAGCTGCTGGTATAATTAGTGAGAGGATAGCTGGTGAAGCGTTGGTCCTCGACTTCCTGAGCGTGGAGAAGCAGAGGGGAATCACGGTAAAATCGGCGAACATAAGCCTCTACCACGAGTATCAGGGAAAGCCCTACGTGGTCAACCTAATCGACACGCCAGGCCACGTTGACTTCTCGGGGAAGGTTACCCGTAGCCTTAGGGTGCTTGATGGCGCGATAGTTGTGGTCGACGCCGTCGAGGGTGTTATGACTCAGACCGAGACCGTGATTAGACAAGCGCTTGAAGAGAGAGTGCGCCCGCTACTCTTCATCAACAAAGTGGATAGGCTAATCAAGGAGCTCAAGCTCCCCCCGGAGAAGATAATGGAGCGTTTCATCGAGATAATAAAGGAGGTCAACAATCTAATAGACTTGTATGGGGAGCCCGAGTTCCGGAAGAAATGGAAGCTAAACCCCCAGGAGGGCACTGTGGCTTTCGGAAGCGCAAAGGACAGGTGGGGTATAAGCATACCTATGGTGGCCAAGAAGGGCATCACCTTTAAGGAGATAATCAAAGCCTATGAAACCGGAGATAAGAAAGAGATAGCACAGCTAGCTAAGCTAATGCCCGTTCACGAGTCAGTCCTGGATATGGTAGTTAGATTCGTACCGAACCCCAGAGAAGCCCAGAGGTACAGGATCCCCAAGATATGGAAGGGGAACCTCGACACGGAACTCGGGAAGGCTATGGTCAACGCCGATCCAAACGGTCCACTAGTGTTCTTTGTCAATGACGTGAGGGTCGAGAAGACGGGCCTCGTAGCCACAGGCAGGGTATTCTCCGGAGTACTAGAGCCCGGCAGGGAAGTCTACCTGCTAACCGCTAACAAGAAGGCGAGAATACTCCAGGTAAGCCTCTACATGGGGCCCTTCAGGGAGGTTACAAAGAGGATACCGGCGGGCAACATAGGCGCTGTTATGGGCTTGGAAGACGTGAGGGCCGGCGAAACAGTAGTAGACACGAGTAAGCTCGACGAGGCCGCGCCGTTCGAGCAACTACACTATGTAAGCGAGCCAGTAGTCACTATAGCGGTGGAGCCGACGAAGGTCCAGGACCTGCCGAAGCTTATAGAGGCGCTTAGGAAGCTAACCATAGAGGACCCCAATCTCGTCGTTAAGATAAACGAGGAGACTGGAGAGTACCTGATATCCGGTATGGGGCCGCTACACCTAGAGATCGCCCTAACCTTCCTGAAGGAGAGATACGGATTGGAGGTGAAAGCCAGCCCGCCCATAGTGGTGTACCGTGAAACCGCCAGAAAAGAGTCACAGGTGTTCGAGGGCAAGAGCCCCAACAAACACAACAAGTTCTACATAAGCGTGGTCCCATTGAACGAGGAGACGCTAGAGCTCATACAAAAAGGCGTGATCTCCGAGAACATGGATCCGCGTGAAAGGGCTAGGATTCTAAGAGACAAGGCCGGGTGGGACTACGACGAGGCCAGAAAGATCTGGGCTATCGATGAGGGATTAAACATATTTGTAGACAAGACCACGGGAGTACAGCATCTGAGGGAAGTAATGGACACCATACTCGCGGCGTTCCGACTAGCCGTAAAGGAGGGCCCGCTGGCGGCGGAGCCCGTCAGGGGGATAAAAGTCGTACTACACGACGCGGTCATACACGAGGACCCGGTACACAGGGGACCTGGACAGATCTACCCCGCTGTGAGGAATGCGATCTGGGCGGGCATACTAGATGGAAGCCCGACCCTACTGGAGCCTCTGCAGAAACTCGACATAAGGACTCCTATGGAGTACGTCAGTGCTATAGCCGCGGTAGTGTCGAGGAAGAGGGGCCGTATCCTGGAGGTACAGAGTATGGGTTTGGCAGCTAGGGTGATAGCAGAGGTCCCAGTGGCTGAGAGCTTCGATCTAGCTGCAGAGCTTAGGAGCGCTACTGCAGGACGGGCCTTCTGGGGCACAGAGTTTAGCAGATGGGCACCGGTCCCCGATAGCCTGCTCCCCGAGCTGATCAAGAAAATAAGACAGAGGAAGGGTCTACCGCCGAGCCCGCCTAAGATCTCGGATCTAATAGGGTTCTAG
- the rrp41 gene encoding exosome complex exonuclease Rrp41: protein MGKIQGIKLIDELGRRHDGRLPEEMRPVRMRVNVLDNADGSALVEYGRTRILAAVYGPREPLQRFMILPDRALLRVRYHMAPFSTAERKSPAPSRREIELSKVLREAFEDIILVKHFPRTAIDVFVEVLQADGGTRTAAVTAASLALANAGIPMKALVAGVAVGKIEGVLVLDVDELEDGNGEADLPIAAAPSIGKVTLFQLNGVLTREEVERGLNMALDAIKRLVELEKKALIEEYASSEEVE, encoded by the coding sequence ATGGGTAAGATTCAGGGCATCAAACTCATAGACGAGCTCGGCAGACGGCACGATGGCCGTCTACCCGAGGAGATGAGGCCCGTGAGGATGCGTGTAAACGTCTTGGACAACGCTGACGGATCCGCCCTAGTAGAATATGGGAGGACACGGATCCTAGCCGCAGTATATGGGCCCAGGGAGCCCCTACAGAGGTTTATGATACTCCCCGATAGAGCTCTCTTGAGGGTTAGATATCACATGGCCCCCTTCTCCACCGCAGAGAGGAAGAGCCCAGCGCCTTCCAGGAGGGAAATCGAGTTGTCTAAGGTATTGAGAGAGGCCTTCGAAGACATAATACTAGTCAAGCACTTCCCGAGAACAGCGATAGACGTGTTCGTAGAGGTCCTACAGGCGGATGGAGGGACAAGAACCGCCGCTGTCACAGCCGCTTCACTAGCTCTAGCAAACGCTGGCATACCCATGAAAGCTCTCGTCGCTGGAGTCGCCGTCGGTAAGATAGAGGGAGTACTGGTTTTGGACGTCGATGAGCTGGAGGACGGTAATGGTGAGGCCGATCTCCCGATTGCCGCAGCTCCAAGCATAGGCAAGGTGACGTTATTCCAGCTCAACGGAGTTCTAACTAGAGAGGAGGTCGAGAGGGGATTGAACATGGCCCTCGATGCCATCAAAAGACTAGTAGAGCTTGAGAAGAAGGCGTTAATAGAGGAATACGCTTCCAGCGAGGAGGTGGAGTGA
- a CDS encoding 50S ribosomal protein L37ae, with protein MARRTKNVGPAGSYGPRYGVSVRKRVRDIIVKKRGPHVCPFCGRVGTVYRIAVGVWACRKCGNVWAGAAYLPRSGLAPYFKKYIVKE; from the coding sequence ATGGCTAGGAGAACGAAAAACGTAGGGCCAGCAGGCTCGTATGGGCCTAGGTATGGAGTCAGCGTACGGAAGAGGGTAAGGGATATCATAGTCAAGAAGCGGGGGCCCCACGTGTGCCCCTTCTGCGGTAGAGTCGGCACAGTGTACAGAATAGCGGTCGGAGTATGGGCTTGTAGAAAGTGCGGTAATGTATGGGCGGGAGCCGCGTATCTTCCCAGGTCAGGACTAGCGCCCTACTTCAAGAAGTATATAGTAAAGGAATAA
- the rrp4 gene encoding exosome complex RNA-binding protein Rrp4, whose translation MSGEGSGRVIVVPGDKLPDEVEAKEPYVVEVGGSKYATVMGILDLHDDKANFIPLQSVYIPKPGDIVIGMVQSIGVMNWQVDINSPYVAVLNAQDFLGRPFNPLSDDLTQYLNVGDYLKAKVVAFDRSRSPLLTVQDKGLGKIVDGKIVEIQAAKIPRVIGKKRSMLNMLQEETGCDVFVAVNGRIHVKCSDPDREAILVLAIKMIEREAHTTGLTARVQEYIQELKKVRGVE comes from the coding sequence GTGAGCGGAGAGGGTAGCGGCAGGGTTATAGTAGTCCCAGGGGACAAGCTACCGGACGAGGTCGAGGCTAAGGAGCCCTATGTTGTTGAAGTAGGCGGCAGTAAGTATGCTACAGTCATGGGGATCCTTGATCTACACGATGACAAGGCGAACTTCATACCACTACAGAGCGTCTACATACCCAAGCCAGGTGACATAGTGATAGGAATGGTGCAATCGATAGGAGTAATGAACTGGCAAGTCGATATAAACTCGCCCTATGTAGCCGTGTTGAACGCGCAGGACTTCCTGGGGAGGCCCTTTAACCCCCTCTCAGACGATTTAACCCAGTATCTCAACGTGGGGGATTATTTGAAAGCCAAGGTAGTAGCCTTTGATAGGTCTCGAAGCCCCCTATTAACTGTCCAGGACAAAGGCCTGGGCAAGATAGTCGATGGCAAGATAGTTGAAATACAGGCGGCCAAGATACCCAGGGTGATCGGTAAGAAGAGGAGTATGCTCAACATGCTCCAAGAGGAGACGGGATGTGACGTGTTCGTGGCTGTGAACGGTAGGATTCATGTTAAATGCAGTGATCCCGACAGGGAGGCCATCCTGGTGCTGGCGATAAAAATGATTGAGAGGGAGGCTCATACAACCGGGCTAACAGCCCGTGTACAGGAGTATATTCAGGAGTTGAAGAAGGTAAGGGGTGTGGAGTAA
- a CDS encoding helix-hairpin-helix domain-containing protein, whose protein sequence is MVNREDAERASNIIIYADTREEKSGIPDLLRSANLLVVVKQLSMGDYLVSDEIVIERKTAFDFARSLFDGRLFDQARRLSEHYPYVVFIVEGNPFRLRRYRDRVKQLTAALSALAIDFNAKILYSEGPWHSAIIIESLARRVGQGRRAVVLHKKPKIESIREWQLYILESFPGIGPKTAERILETFGTVEGFMNANISELSQVPGIGEKKAELIKRILKARYKPGSKQRRGTLEDFVGGVGEE, encoded by the coding sequence ATGGTTAATAGAGAGGATGCGGAACGAGCTAGCAATATAATCATATACGCCGATACCAGGGAAGAGAAGAGCGGTATACCCGACTTATTGAGGTCAGCCAACCTGTTAGTCGTCGTGAAACAGCTAAGCATGGGTGATTACCTGGTCTCAGACGAGATAGTCATCGAGAGGAAAACGGCATTCGACTTCGCGCGATCCCTATTCGATGGAAGACTATTCGACCAGGCTAGGAGGCTTTCCGAGCATTATCCATACGTGGTATTCATCGTGGAGGGGAATCCATTCCGTCTGAGGCGTTACCGGGACAGGGTTAAACAGCTGACAGCCGCGTTATCGGCTCTCGCGATTGATTTCAACGCGAAAATCTTGTATAGTGAGGGTCCCTGGCACTCAGCGATCATCATAGAGTCCCTGGCACGTAGGGTCGGCCAGGGGAGGAGGGCTGTGGTTCTACATAAGAAGCCAAAGATAGAGTCTATACGTGAATGGCAACTCTACATCCTGGAGTCGTTTCCCGGCATTGGCCCGAAGACGGCCGAGAGGATACTAGAAACCTTCGGGACCGTAGAAGGGTTTATGAATGCTAACATCAGTGAGCTCTCTCAGGTGCCCGGTATAGGTGAGAAGAAAGCCGAGTTGATAAAGAGAATACTGAAGGCCCGGTACAAGCCAGGCTCTAAGCAGAGGAGGGGGACCCTAGAGGACTTCGTGGGAGGGGTGGGGGAGGAATAG
- a CDS encoding prefoldin subunit beta, which translates to MGAIEKVPPQVEAKYRKFVQARELLARVAQEKALLEASLADIEKLLEELKGVGDDAELYRMKGIVLIKTSKEALVKELQEKKESFELKLVALRKQEESLQKEVERLSKELAQMLGGGSGGAPVGGAG; encoded by the coding sequence ATGGGCGCGATCGAGAAGGTGCCCCCACAGGTCGAGGCTAAGTATAGGAAATTCGTTCAGGCACGAGAGCTGTTGGCTCGCGTGGCTCAGGAGAAGGCGTTGCTAGAGGCCTCGCTGGCTGATATCGAAAAACTGTTGGAGGAACTGAAGGGGGTAGGTGATGACGCCGAGCTCTACCGGATGAAAGGTATAGTTTTGATAAAGACGAGCAAGGAGGCGCTTGTAAAGGAGCTCCAGGAGAAGAAGGAGAGCTTCGAGTTGAAGCTTGTTGCCTTGAGAAAACAAGAGGAGAGCCTGCAGAAAGAAGTCGAGAGGCTAAGCAAGGAGCTAGCGCAGATGCTAGGAGGCGGATCTGGTGGAGCGCCCGTTGGCGGGGCCGGATAG
- a CDS encoding 50S ribosomal protein L15e — MAKSVYHYVAEAWKRPYDGEHGLLMKARLIEWRRQPAILRIEKPTRIDRARSLGYKAKQGVIVVRVRVRKGGMRKPRPNKGRRPKRMGVYGFAPAKSIRLIAEERAQRKYPNMVVLNSYYVGEDGLYKWYEVILVDPNHPAIRSDPELSWVSSGKHKGRPFRGLTSAGRKMRGLRKSRGLKGTHKYKWKKKSKERALKKRHEASGRARLIEPDELRERYHKGDI, encoded by the coding sequence ATGGCTAAGTCAGTGTATCACTACGTCGCCGAGGCGTGGAAGAGGCCCTACGACGGTGAACACGGGCTACTGATGAAGGCCAGGCTCATCGAGTGGAGGAGGCAGCCGGCTATACTGAGGATAGAGAAGCCTACTCGGATAGACAGGGCTAGGTCGCTCGGCTACAAGGCGAAGCAAGGAGTCATAGTTGTAAGGGTAAGGGTTAGAAAAGGCGGCATGAGAAAGCCTAGGCCCAACAAAGGGAGACGGCCTAAGAGGATGGGCGTTTACGGCTTCGCTCCAGCCAAGAGTATACGTTTGATAGCGGAGGAGAGGGCTCAGAGGAAGTATCCCAACATGGTCGTCCTTAACAGTTACTACGTTGGCGAAGACGGCCTCTACAAGTGGTACGAGGTTATCCTAGTCGACCCAAACCATCCCGCTATAAGATCGGACCCGGAGCTTTCATGGGTGTCTAGCGGGAAACATAAGGGAAGACCCTTCAGAGGGCTAACTAGTGCAGGCAGAAAGATGAGAGGACTAAGGAAGAGTAGGGGATTAAAGGGCACCCACAAGTACAAGTGGAAGAAGAAGAGTAAAGAGAGGGCTTTGAAGAAGAGACACGAGGCAAGCGGTAGAGCTAGGCTCATAGAACCCGACGAGCTAAGAGAGCGCTACCACAAAGGGGACATATGA
- a CDS encoding redox-regulated ATPase YchF, giving the protein MEASKILLGVVGKTNVGKSTFFAAATETVVEIANRPFVTIEPNVGVAYVRKTCVHRELGLDRCDASNSLCVRGERFIPVKIMDVAGLVPGAHKGRGLGNRFLDNLRQADALLLVVDASGATDPEGVPARPGTYDPVEEVREILYEIDEWMYSVAARDWAKFSKSVDTGGVLDVSGAIAQRLSGLSIRKSHVVAALDKTGLRDKKLSSWSSDDLRNFMKTLREVSKPVIIVANKVDVPTAWRNIERLRQAYPSYPVIPVSSAAELLLKRLAKEGVIRYLPGDPSYEILDESRIDEKTRKLLEIVDRVLEKWGSTGVQAAINTAVLDVLNHIAVYPVDDPNRFTDKNGRILPDVILVPRGTTARDLAYIIHTDLGKTFLYAINAKTKQRVGESYVLQDNDVIKIVAAAR; this is encoded by the coding sequence TTGGAGGCCTCAAAGATACTGCTTGGCGTTGTGGGGAAGACTAACGTCGGGAAATCAACGTTCTTCGCTGCAGCGACGGAGACGGTCGTTGAAATCGCCAATAGGCCCTTCGTTACAATCGAGCCTAACGTAGGCGTAGCGTATGTCAGAAAGACGTGTGTACACCGGGAACTCGGATTAGATAGATGCGACGCCTCCAATAGCCTATGCGTTAGGGGGGAAAGGTTTATACCGGTCAAAATAATGGATGTTGCAGGCCTAGTACCCGGAGCCCATAAAGGCAGAGGACTAGGCAATAGATTCCTAGACAACCTGAGGCAAGCCGATGCACTGTTACTGGTCGTCGATGCTAGTGGAGCCACAGACCCCGAGGGAGTCCCAGCCAGACCTGGAACCTACGATCCGGTGGAGGAGGTCCGCGAGATACTTTATGAAATAGACGAGTGGATGTACTCTGTAGCAGCTAGGGACTGGGCTAAGTTCTCGAAGTCAGTAGACACTGGAGGGGTCCTAGACGTGTCCGGTGCAATAGCGCAGAGGCTTTCCGGCTTGAGTATACGTAAATCCCATGTAGTCGCTGCACTAGACAAGACCGGGCTAAGAGATAAGAAGCTATCCTCCTGGAGTAGCGACGATCTAAGGAACTTCATGAAAACTCTGAGAGAGGTATCGAAACCAGTAATAATAGTAGCTAACAAGGTGGACGTTCCTACCGCTTGGAGAAACATAGAGAGGCTACGCCAGGCGTATCCCAGCTACCCGGTCATTCCTGTAAGCTCAGCAGCAGAACTACTCTTAAAACGACTGGCAAAAGAGGGGGTAATCAGATACCTGCCAGGCGACCCCAGCTATGAGATACTAGACGAATCTAGGATTGACGAGAAAACCAGGAAACTGTTAGAGATCGTAGATAGAGTCCTGGAGAAATGGGGGTCGACAGGCGTCCAGGCAGCCATAAATACAGCTGTCCTTGACGTTTTAAATCACATAGCGGTTTATCCCGTCGACGATCCGAATAGATTCACCGATAAGAATGGCAGGATTCTGCCCGACGTCATCCTAGTCCCGAGGGGTACTACTGCGAGGGACTTAGCATATATCATACACACTGACTTAGGTAAAACATTCCTTTACGCGATTAATGCGAAGACGAAGCAGAGGGTAGGCGAGTCCTATGTACTACAGGATAACGATGTGATAAAGATAGTAGCCGCCGCCAGATGA
- a CDS encoding DHHA1 domain-containing protein — MLVSRLLDSYGVSYCHYIPEGPSRLSKDLLTRLGVSLKECSEPVSIGAIDVLIVVDSSNPSQLGGLATLASREGPPVILIDHHQPGLIASIAKLRLVDSSAASTTEIVSSILAELSLCIRPREASLALAGIIYDSRRFRIIGSHTFRASLYLQSCGASLVDVDSKGDSDFSERFARIKAASRLRPARICGDIILAVTRVGSFESSVARALLELGADIAVVVGGSEGIRVSIRTSKRALENGIRADEIAVYIAGRYGGEGGGHKQAAMVHLNPDPDPAILVEELSKSLPGKLARLCVEWRGSHG, encoded by the coding sequence ATACTCGTATCGCGTTTACTCGACTCCTATGGTGTATCTTATTGCCATTATATCCCAGAGGGACCCTCAAGACTCTCCAAGGATCTATTAACTAGACTTGGCGTCTCTCTAAAGGAATGCAGTGAACCAGTTAGTATAGGGGCCATCGATGTATTGATAGTAGTTGACTCGTCTAATCCATCTCAGCTAGGAGGACTAGCCACTCTAGCTAGCAGAGAGGGTCCCCCTGTCATACTAATAGACCACCACCAGCCCGGCCTCATCGCGAGTATAGCAAAGCTCCGGCTGGTCGATAGTAGTGCAGCTTCTACAACCGAGATCGTCTCATCCATACTGGCTGAGCTGTCTCTGTGTATTAGGCCTAGGGAGGCTAGCCTGGCGCTGGCCGGGATAATCTACGACAGCCGGAGGTTCAGGATTATAGGCTCTCATACCTTCAGGGCGTCCCTCTATCTCCAATCCTGTGGGGCTAGTCTTGTGGATGTGGATTCTAAGGGGGACTCGGACTTCTCGGAGCGGTTTGCCCGTATAAAGGCGGCTTCAAGACTTAGACCAGCCAGGATATGCGGCGACATAATACTGGCCGTAACGAGAGTCGGAAGCTTTGAATCGAGCGTCGCCCGGGCGCTCTTAGAGCTGGGGGCAGATATAGCTGTGGTTGTCGGGGGAAGCGAAGGGATTCGCGTCTCCATCAGGACTTCAAAGAGGGCTCTAGAAAACGGCATTAGGGCCGACGAGATAGCGGTGTATATAGCTGGCAGGTATGGCGGCGAGGGCGGAGGCCATAAGCAAGCGGCAATGGTCCATTTGAACCCTGACCCCGATCCAGCTATCCTCGTAGAAGAGCTGTCAAAGAGTTTACCGGGTAAACTGGCTAGGCTATGCGTGGAGTGGAGGGGATCCCATGGTTAA
- a CDS encoding ribosome assembly factor SBDS, whose translation MPGKKQDYVIAWIEVKGKRFEILVRPDLAFKFKEGENVDLEDVLWTDTVYRDSRKGLKASPSEIRSAFNTEDIVKIAEKILREGNIQLTEEQRRKLIEAKRRQIIMYIARNAIDPKTGRPIPETRIETAFDQLRIGVDPFKDAESQAIEAVKKIARIMPIKLARAIVKVEVPPSFSGRIYRELARLGTLLKTEWRHDGSLVAEIEIPAGSQVETVSRIQGLTKGQARIDVKVIK comes from the coding sequence ATGCCAGGCAAGAAACAGGATTATGTAATAGCGTGGATAGAAGTTAAAGGAAAGCGCTTCGAAATACTAGTAAGACCTGATCTGGCGTTCAAATTCAAGGAAGGCGAGAACGTCGATTTAGAGGATGTATTATGGACGGATACCGTCTACAGGGACTCAAGGAAGGGCCTCAAAGCCAGTCCCAGCGAGATTAGAAGCGCCTTCAACACGGAGGATATAGTTAAGATAGCCGAGAAAATACTCCGCGAGGGCAACATACAGTTAACCGAAGAACAGAGGAGAAAGCTTATCGAGGCTAAGAGGAGGCAAATCATAATGTACATAGCTAGGAACGCCATCGACCCGAAGACAGGCAGGCCGATCCCAGAGACAAGGATTGAAACCGCCTTCGACCAGCTAAGGATAGGAGTAGACCCATTCAAAGACGCTGAGAGCCAGGCAATAGAGGCCGTCAAGAAGATCGCCCGGATAATGCCTATCAAGCTAGCCCGGGCGATAGTCAAAGTAGAGGTACCACCTAGCTTCTCCGGGAGGATATATAGGGAACTGGCTAGGCTGGGCACCCTGCTTAAAACCGAGTGGCGCCACGACGGAAGCCTAGTAGCGGAGATAGAAATCCCAGCGGGGTCCCAGGTGGAAACGGTATCCCGCATACAGGGCTTGACCAAGGGTCAAGCACGGATAGACGTAAAGGTGATTAAATAG